A genomic region of Hyalangium gracile contains the following coding sequences:
- a CDS encoding hybrid sensor histidine kinase/response regulator, whose amino-acid sequence MNPLQPDLPNVTGARVLIVEDESIIAKDIELSLKSLGYQVCGIADTGLGAIEKAEETRPDVALMDIRLRGDMDGIDAARRIHQRLSIPIVFLTAYADEATLARAQLATPFGYILKPFDERDLHVSLVMAMCRHKAYAEVEERVRERTQELARSEERFRLLVNSVKDYAIVMLDPEGHITSWNAGAASMTGHASEEILGQPLSSFYPKEERQRGQPAKGLEEAAREGRFEQQGWRQRKDGSTFWAHLILTAVRDEQGQLRGFAAVTRDLTEQKRAEEERADLRAREQEARLRADLERARLYSVVMNIPASISIVRGPHHVYELSNPTNKHLLGRDPVGQRLVDLLPTSRERGLVQLMDRAYEQGETIAKTEFAIQVPLPEGGQEERFVNFVCQPLRGPDGQPEAVFTFTVDVTDEVRTRRKLEDLARERERLVAELREAIRVRDEFLSIAAHELKTPLTAMELQLSLLDRTATGVLQGTASAAEKLVTKIQQIARQVERLTGLTANLLDVSRAVAGRLMIAPEDTDFGSVIEDVLDKFLEQAERADCELRVDLEPGCVGHWDRLRLDQIVTNLLSNAIKYGAGTPVELRLRSQGDSAMLTVKDFGIGIAIEDQTRVFERFERAVSSRHFGGLGLGLWIVRQVVTAMGGAITVKSEPGSGSEFTVVLPKMPPVQPQAAAGGQAS is encoded by the coding sequence GGCCCGACGTGGCGTTGATGGACATCCGCCTGCGGGGAGACATGGACGGCATCGACGCGGCGAGGCGGATCCACCAGCGGCTCTCCATCCCCATCGTGTTCCTCACTGCCTACGCCGACGAGGCGACGCTCGCGCGGGCCCAGCTCGCCACCCCCTTCGGCTACATCCTGAAGCCCTTTGACGAGCGGGATCTGCACGTCTCCCTGGTCATGGCGATGTGCAGACACAAGGCCTATGCCGAGGTCGAGGAGCGCGTCCGGGAGCGCACCCAGGAGCTGGCGCGCAGTGAGGAGCGCTTCCGGCTCCTGGTGAACTCCGTGAAGGATTACGCCATCGTCATGCTCGATCCCGAGGGCCACATCACCAGCTGGAACGCGGGTGCCGCGAGCATGACAGGCCATGCCTCCGAGGAGATCCTCGGGCAGCCCCTGTCCAGCTTCTATCCCAAGGAGGAGCGCCAGCGGGGCCAGCCGGCGAAGGGGCTGGAGGAGGCGGCCCGAGAGGGGCGCTTCGAGCAGCAGGGGTGGCGTCAGCGCAAGGATGGCTCCACCTTCTGGGCGCATCTCATCCTCACCGCCGTTCGGGATGAGCAGGGCCAGCTGCGCGGCTTCGCCGCGGTGACACGGGACCTCACGGAGCAGAAGAGAGCCGAGGAGGAGCGCGCCGACCTGCGCGCGCGCGAGCAGGAGGCCCGCCTCCGGGCCGACCTGGAGCGTGCGCGCCTCTACTCCGTGGTGATGAACATCCCCGCGAGCATCTCCATCGTCCGCGGCCCCCACCACGTCTATGAGCTGTCCAATCCCACCAACAAGCACCTGCTGGGCAGAGACCCGGTAGGGCAACGGCTGGTGGACCTGCTCCCCACCTCGCGCGAGCGCGGCCTGGTTCAACTGATGGACCGGGCGTACGAGCAGGGAGAGACCATCGCCAAGACCGAGTTCGCGATTCAAGTCCCCCTGCCGGAAGGAGGCCAGGAGGAGCGCTTCGTGAACTTCGTCTGCCAGCCGCTGCGAGGCCCTGATGGCCAGCCCGAGGCCGTCTTCACATTCACGGTCGATGTGACGGACGAGGTGAGGACACGGCGCAAGCTGGAGGACCTCGCCCGGGAGCGCGAGCGGCTGGTCGCCGAACTCCGGGAGGCGATCCGGGTCCGCGACGAGTTCCTCTCCATCGCCGCGCATGAGCTGAAGACGCCGCTGACCGCGATGGAGCTGCAGCTCTCCCTGCTGGATCGGACCGCCACCGGTGTGTTGCAGGGGACGGCCTCCGCCGCGGAGAAGCTCGTGACGAAGATCCAGCAGATCGCGCGGCAGGTGGAGCGCCTCACCGGGCTGACCGCCAACCTGCTGGATGTCTCACGGGCGGTCGCCGGCCGCCTGATGATCGCTCCCGAGGACACCGACTTCGGCTCCGTGATCGAGGATGTGTTGGACAAGTTCCTGGAGCAGGCGGAGCGCGCGGACTGCGAGCTCCGGGTGGACCTCGAGCCGGGCTGCGTGGGGCACTGGGATCGCCTCCGCCTGGACCAGATCGTGACGAACCTGCTCTCCAACGCCATCAAATACGGCGCGGGAACGCCCGTGGAGCTCCGCCTCCGCTCCCAGGGCGACAGCGCCATGCTGACCGTCAAGGACTTCGGCATTGGAATCGCCATCGAGGACCAGACCCGCGTCTTCGAGCGCTTCGAGCGCGCAGTGTCCTCGCGCCACTTCGGCGGGCTCGGGCTCGGGCTCTGGATCGTCAGGCAGGTCGTCACGGCCATGGGAGGAGCCATCACCGTGAAGAGCGAGCCTGGGAGCGGCTCGGAGTTCACCGTGGTGCTGCCCAAGATGCCCCCCGTCCAGCCCCAGGCAGCGGCCGGTGGCCAGGCAAGTTAG
- a CDS encoding endonuclease/exonuclease/phosphatase family protein gives MKTHALKHRGAPPKWSARMIAGAALLLLPAATWAAEDAWVPDHAHATFFRNNTLQDFTVQAMSQVSTTSGCFVAPEDYKFTNGTQNVPVGAGRVTEVLNIDDTDHCLESGDVWRFVLAMNGCPTTHEFRVRGDGALSVRGIPFVTSPLLTSLDFCGTLVPTRLFARGSYYESGVYITLGVDPYSGLGPTRQPSDPDQLTVTSYNTYLGTASKPERCERADAMARVLPQLDTDVLVLEEMNLREADCFDGVELAAYLWTGDMTSTNDDHIENDSYARSTSGSGTSPNGDDKYGPANGAFPYISQFVSGIPVNGFEFETGGVVILSKYPVTMIANRTYGDRSTPEQKGFIVARIHKSVLGAGARDYYIVATHTDSDADYRQPQIWELSTQLSQLVANQRIPAGARVILAGDLNTTAKQGELSPLAVDVQYSPGPGTESYGQQTLASYYPYSRDSRVNFYHNTGSTGTIDWVLPMSVPTGGYDFADPRSFSWHVFPIRETRFKFAELSDHFAVTGRFTY, from the coding sequence ATGAAGACGCACGCTCTGAAGCACCGCGGTGCCCCCCCGAAGTGGTCCGCCCGCATGATCGCCGGCGCGGCACTCCTGCTGCTCCCCGCGGCGACCTGGGCGGCGGAGGACGCGTGGGTCCCGGACCACGCCCACGCCACCTTCTTCCGCAACAACACCCTGCAGGACTTCACCGTCCAGGCCATGAGCCAGGTGAGCACGACCTCGGGGTGCTTCGTCGCCCCCGAGGACTACAAGTTCACCAACGGCACCCAGAACGTGCCTGTCGGCGCGGGCCGCGTCACGGAGGTGCTCAACATCGATGACACGGATCACTGCCTGGAGAGCGGCGATGTCTGGCGCTTCGTCCTCGCCATGAATGGATGCCCCACCACCCACGAGTTCCGGGTCCGCGGAGACGGCGCCCTCTCCGTGCGCGGCATCCCGTTCGTGACCTCGCCCCTCCTCACGTCGCTCGACTTCTGCGGAACCCTGGTGCCGACCCGGCTGTTCGCCCGGGGCTCCTACTACGAGTCCGGCGTCTACATCACGCTCGGCGTGGACCCGTACTCCGGCCTGGGGCCCACGCGCCAGCCCAGCGATCCCGACCAGCTCACGGTGACCAGCTACAACACGTACCTCGGCACCGCGTCCAAACCCGAGCGCTGCGAGCGCGCCGATGCCATGGCCCGGGTCCTCCCGCAGCTGGACACCGATGTGCTCGTCCTCGAGGAGATGAACCTGCGCGAGGCCGACTGCTTCGACGGCGTGGAGCTCGCCGCGTACCTCTGGACCGGCGACATGACTTCCACCAATGACGACCACATCGAGAACGACAGCTACGCGCGCTCCACCAGCGGGAGCGGCACCAGCCCCAATGGAGACGACAAGTATGGGCCCGCCAACGGCGCCTTCCCCTACATCAGCCAGTTCGTGAGTGGCATCCCCGTCAACGGGTTCGAGTTCGAGACGGGCGGCGTCGTCATCCTGAGCAAGTACCCCGTGACCATGATCGCCAACCGCACCTATGGCGACCGAAGCACCCCCGAGCAGAAGGGCTTCATCGTCGCCCGGATCCACAAGAGCGTGCTGGGGGCGGGCGCGCGGGACTACTACATCGTCGCCACTCACACGGATTCCGACGCGGATTACCGGCAGCCGCAGATCTGGGAGCTGTCGACCCAGCTGTCCCAGCTGGTCGCGAACCAGAGGATTCCGGCGGGCGCCCGGGTGATCCTCGCGGGAGACCTCAACACGACCGCCAAACAGGGTGAGCTCAGCCCGCTGGCCGTGGACGTCCAGTACTCCCCGGGCCCCGGCACCGAGAGCTACGGCCAGCAGACGCTGGCCAGTTACTACCCGTACAGCCGTGACTCGCGCGTGAACTTCTATCACAACACCGGCAGCACCGGGACCATCGACTGGGTGCTGCCCATGAGCGTTCCCACCGGGGGCTACGACTTCGCCGACCCCCGCTCCTTCAGCTGGCACGTGTTCCCGATTCGCGAGACCCGCTTCAAGTTCGCCGAGCTGTCCGATCACTTCGCCGTGACGGGTCGGTTCACGTACTGA
- a CDS encoding LysR family transcriptional regulator, with product MDDLNDLTAFLTVAREGGFRSAARAAGTSASRLGDAIRRLEARLGVRLLHRTTRSVTPTDAGKRLLERISPALGEVRAALDGVNDFRDRPAGRLKLNVPTAVAKLVLPRIVPPFLAKYPDIRVEVVADERRIDVVAEGFDAGVRYGQSLEKDMVAVPIGPRVQRYAAAASPAYLARRGQPTHPRELLEHDCLAWRFSNGPLHAWEFERSGETVHVEPKGPLVAGFGGATDFAVHAAVAGCGIIYLFEDWLRPFLDRGELVPVLQPWWLSFSGPFLYYPGRRYLPTPLRAFVDFIKTPPPAARAGPRRRGASNAR from the coding sequence ATGGATGACCTGAACGACCTCACCGCGTTCTTGACGGTCGCCCGTGAGGGCGGCTTTCGCAGCGCCGCCCGTGCGGCCGGTACGAGCGCCTCACGCCTGGGTGACGCCATCCGCCGACTCGAAGCGCGGCTCGGGGTTCGGCTGCTCCATCGCACCACCCGCAGCGTCACCCCCACCGACGCGGGAAAGCGCCTGCTCGAGCGGATCTCCCCGGCGCTCGGCGAGGTGCGCGCCGCGCTCGATGGGGTCAACGACTTCCGCGATCGCCCCGCGGGTCGTCTGAAGCTCAACGTTCCGACCGCGGTCGCAAAGCTCGTGCTGCCGCGCATCGTGCCTCCGTTCCTCGCGAAGTATCCCGACATCCGTGTCGAAGTCGTCGCCGATGAGCGTCGCATCGATGTGGTCGCGGAGGGCTTCGACGCCGGCGTCCGCTATGGCCAGTCCCTCGAAAAGGACATGGTCGCGGTGCCCATCGGCCCGCGCGTCCAGCGCTACGCCGCCGCCGCGTCACCCGCCTACCTCGCTCGCCGTGGCCAGCCGACGCATCCCCGCGAGCTGCTCGAACACGACTGCCTGGCGTGGCGCTTCTCGAATGGCCCGCTGCACGCCTGGGAGTTCGAGCGGAGCGGAGAGACGGTCCACGTCGAGCCGAAAGGACCGCTCGTCGCCGGTTTCGGAGGTGCCACGGACTTCGCCGTGCATGCCGCGGTGGCAGGCTGCGGGATCATCTACTTGTTCGAGGACTGGCTGCGGCCCTTCCTGGACCGAGGAGAGCTGGTGCCCGTGCTCCAGCCGTGGTGGCTGAGCTTCTCCGGGCCCTTCCTCTACTACCCCGGTCGTCGCTACCTTCCGACACCGCTGCGCGCCTTCGTGGATTTCATCAAGACCCCGCCGCCAGCGGCGCGTGCCGGCCCCCGCCGACGGGGGGCAAGCAACGCGCGCTGA
- a CDS encoding aldo/keto reductase family oxidoreductase, whose protein sequence is MTTTPLAGSYPLGSFSVRRVGYGAMQLAGPGVFGPPRDRRAAVAVLREAIARGVDHVDTSDLYGPHVTNQIIREALHPYRDGLVIATKVGMVRGPAGSWEPAFSAADIEVQVHDNLRNLGVDVLDVVNFRASFSATGPAEGSIEAPLNALAELQRRGLVRHIGLSNVTPTQVAEGRKLVEIVCVQNHYNLTHRHDDALIDELAASGIAYVPFFPLGGFTALQSSALDAVAARLGATPKQVALAWLLRRSPNVLLIPGTSSLAHLEENLASASLVLGAEDVATLNRVTAHT, encoded by the coding sequence ATGACCACCACCCCCCTCGCAGGCAGCTACCCTCTCGGTTCGTTCTCGGTTCGTCGCGTCGGCTACGGCGCCATGCAGCTCGCCGGTCCCGGCGTCTTCGGTCCGCCCAGGGATCGCAGGGCCGCAGTTGCCGTGCTGCGAGAGGCCATCGCTCGGGGAGTCGACCATGTCGACACCAGCGACCTCTACGGACCTCACGTCACGAACCAGATCATCCGCGAGGCGCTGCATCCGTATCGCGACGGCCTGGTCATCGCTACGAAGGTCGGCATGGTGCGCGGTCCTGCGGGCTCGTGGGAGCCTGCGTTCTCCGCGGCCGACATCGAGGTTCAGGTTCACGACAACCTGCGCAACCTCGGTGTGGACGTGCTCGACGTCGTGAACTTTCGTGCGAGCTTCAGCGCCACGGGCCCGGCCGAAGGCTCCATCGAAGCGCCCCTCAACGCGCTCGCGGAGCTTCAGCGTCGCGGCCTCGTGCGGCACATCGGGCTCTCCAACGTCACGCCGACACAGGTCGCGGAGGGGCGGAAGCTCGTCGAGATCGTCTGCGTACAGAACCACTACAACCTGACGCATCGCCACGACGACGCGCTGATCGACGAACTCGCCGCGAGCGGCATCGCCTACGTGCCGTTCTTTCCGCTCGGCGGGTTCACGGCGCTGCAGTCCAGCGCGCTCGACGCGGTGGCCGCGCGCCTGGGCGCGACGCCGAAGCAAGTTGCGCTCGCGTGGCTCTTGCGTCGCTCGCCGAACGTGCTGCTCATCCCCGGAACCTCGTCGCTCGCGCACCTCGAGGAGAACCTCGCGAGCGCCTCGCTGGTGCTGGGCGCTGAAGACGTGGCGACGCTGAACCGTGTCACCGCGCACACCTGA
- a CDS encoding YihY/virulence factor BrkB family protein, with amino-acid sequence MRREWKRNKLSDAAAALTFYGVLAFFPFLLIIVALAGLVIQPAQVQALVGELGRAAPQAFSQLPSEQLAELTSGPRRGLLTFSALAAVWSATAGVVNLMKALNTAYGVTEGRPRWKVYGLALGMVLMGVVLALLAGLVAVAAPALATRLGHPWTMLAGWLRLPLAALLMMILWGTLYSVLPDTRRRARFIIPGSVVGVLVWLAASLGFSAYVSHVSTFGITYGALGGIVVLLLWMWISSLALMLGAELNAVLASQRSEDKS; translated from the coding sequence TTGAGACGGGAGTGGAAGCGCAACAAGCTGAGTGACGCGGCGGCCGCTCTCACGTTCTACGGCGTCCTCGCCTTCTTTCCCTTCCTGCTCATCATCGTCGCCCTGGCGGGCCTGGTCATCCAACCCGCGCAGGTGCAAGCGCTCGTCGGTGAGCTGGGGCGCGCGGCCCCCCAGGCATTCAGCCAGCTCCCCTCCGAGCAGCTCGCGGAGCTCACCTCCGGGCCCCGCAGGGGGCTGCTCACGTTCAGCGCATTGGCCGCGGTGTGGTCGGCGACCGCTGGCGTGGTGAATCTCATGAAGGCCCTCAACACCGCCTACGGTGTGACGGAGGGCCGTCCGCGCTGGAAGGTCTACGGGTTGGCGCTCGGGATGGTGCTGATGGGAGTCGTCCTGGCGCTGCTCGCGGGGCTCGTCGCGGTGGCCGCGCCAGCGCTTGCGACCCGGCTCGGACACCCCTGGACGATGCTCGCTGGCTGGCTGAGGTTGCCCCTCGCGGCGCTGCTGATGATGATCCTCTGGGGAACTCTCTACTCCGTACTCCCGGATACTCGGCGGAGGGCCAGGTTCATCATTCCCGGCTCCGTGGTGGGAGTGCTCGTCTGGCTGGCCGCTTCGCTGGGCTTCTCCGCCTATGTCTCGCACGTCAGCACGTTCGGCATCACCTATGGAGCCTTGGGAGGCATCGTCGTCCTGCTGCTGTGGATGTGGATCTCCTCGCTCGCGCTGATGCTGGGCGCCGAACTCAACGCCGTCCTCGCTAGCCAGCGCTCGGAAGACAAGAGCTGA
- the sitA5 gene encoding SitA5 family polymorphic toxin yields MNPREVGALFLVLLVACSGTPRVVYPDGEFSESTPAAARYEVRVISQDTGQPEPVVVPQQDFQRAMRMLASEIAPSTDPQELGRWLMEGELRANLRADLEGQRVVRLMPLEDDSPLEAASVAELGRGYQRMCQRDYGGGDCLGLYTDGPTLTREDLRTLGLALALRGVLQETRASLKDMVSPAVLVSMVVWTGCFYLLLWLLPEPVSKVLAASLTVALLAWLPVQAVWSLMDGWGALVQEVDRATSYAQIEQASERFRKVMGENTARVLVLLVTTVLSGGAARFAAKLPKLPGFERAAAWAEARGLRLAAAAEVEAVAAAEEQTFTLMVRRPGSSGAVAAGETAAARASVTTLIRHRGGNQQVFLENGQRWHLRPGQSSNEIPLSDPVGDRLVESAVRYRNQWGPDKFTEQQAQAIRNARATGNYLKARITERMFRGQWVEKMLRREFNQLRWNDKGVDAVDPATGIQYEVLSGTRSNLELHGRRLAQSFFRMIPF; encoded by the coding sequence GGGAATTCTCCGAATCGACACCGGCCGCCGCACGCTACGAGGTGCGGGTGATCAGCCAGGACACGGGCCAGCCTGAGCCAGTGGTGGTGCCCCAGCAGGACTTCCAGCGAGCCATGAGGATGCTGGCTTCGGAGATTGCGCCCTCCACGGATCCCCAGGAACTGGGGCGCTGGCTCATGGAGGGAGAGCTACGCGCGAACCTGCGAGCCGACCTGGAGGGACAGCGGGTGGTGCGGCTGATGCCCCTGGAGGATGACAGCCCGCTGGAGGCGGCCTCGGTGGCGGAGCTCGGGCGCGGCTACCAGCGGATGTGTCAGAGGGACTACGGAGGGGGAGATTGCCTCGGGCTCTACACTGACGGGCCTACGCTGACGCGTGAAGACCTGCGCACCCTGGGGCTGGCGCTCGCGCTGAGAGGCGTACTGCAGGAGACGCGGGCCTCGCTCAAGGACATGGTGTCGCCCGCGGTGCTGGTGTCGATGGTGGTGTGGACCGGGTGCTTCTACCTGTTGCTATGGCTGCTGCCCGAGCCGGTGAGCAAGGTGCTGGCCGCGAGCTTGACGGTGGCGCTGCTGGCGTGGCTGCCAGTGCAGGCGGTCTGGAGCCTGATGGATGGGTGGGGCGCGCTGGTGCAGGAGGTGGATCGAGCCACCTCCTACGCGCAGATAGAGCAGGCCAGCGAGCGATTCCGCAAGGTGATGGGAGAGAACACGGCGCGGGTGTTGGTGCTGCTGGTGACGACAGTGCTTTCGGGCGGGGCGGCGAGGTTCGCCGCGAAGCTACCGAAGCTGCCTGGCTTCGAGCGCGCGGCGGCGTGGGCCGAGGCGCGGGGGCTGAGGCTGGCCGCGGCGGCCGAGGTGGAGGCGGTAGCAGCCGCAGAGGAGCAGACCTTCACCCTCATGGTTCGTCGTCCCGGGAGCAGCGGGGCGGTTGCGGCGGGAGAGACCGCGGCGGCGCGGGCGAGTGTCACCACCCTCATCCGTCACCGAGGAGGTAACCAGCAGGTCTTCTTGGAGAACGGCCAGCGCTGGCACCTGCGACCTGGACAATCCAGCAACGAGATTCCCCTCAGTGATCCCGTAGGGGACCGCTTGGTGGAATCGGCGGTGCGCTATCGCAATCAATGGGGTCCTGACAAATTCACAGAGCAGCAAGCGCAAGCGATTCGCAACGCCAGAGCGACTGGGAATTACCTGAAGGCTCGTATCACAGAGCGCATGTTTCGGGGGCAATGGGTGGAGAAGATGCTGAGAAGAGAGTTCAACCAGTTGCGCTGGAACGACAAGGGAGTTGATGCGGTTGACCCTGCCACTGGCATTCAGTATGAGGTGCTCTCCGGAACCAGGTCGAACCTGGAGCTGCACGGGCGTCGCCTGGCGCAGAGCTTCTTTCGAATGATCCCGTTCTGA